The sequence GCTCAATGCTCAATGCTCAATGCTCAATGACCAATGAATCCCTTCTGCTATGCTGTAGGCAATGACGTTGAGGTATTGTGGTTTTTTTAGGATATGCATCTCTGCGGGGTTTGACATGAAGCCCCCTTCGACGAGGATTGCTGGCATTGTTGTTTCTTCTAGGACGGTGAAGTATGCAGGTTTTATCCCTCGTGATGGTGCTTTTGTATGTTGAATAAGGGCATCTAGAACATGTTGGGCATATTGCTTCGATGTCGTTGATGTCTTGTAGTAAAAAATTTCTATGCCGTTGGCTTTACGGTTGAGCGACGAGTTGTAGTGTATGCTGACGAATAGGTCTGCGTTGATTTTGTTGGCGATGGCGGCGCGTTTATATAGGGGCAGTGTTGTGTTGGCGTTTCTTGTGAGGATTACATCATACCCCATATCTTCTAGGTAGTTTTTTACCATCATAACAGTGGCGAGGGTCATATGCTTTTCTAGGTGACGCTTGTCATAAGAAAGCGCTCCTGGGTCTTTGCCGCCGTGTCCGGCGTCGATGGCGATGATAGTAGAGGCTTTTTTTATGATAGGAGTTGTCGTCGCCGATGTTATAAGGTTTTCGGTGTCTAATGTTGAAGACGTCTGCCGTGAAGAGCACGACGTTATGGCGATAAGTGATATGGCGAAGAGTATTACTGCGCGTATCATACGGTGACCTTTTTTTGTGATATATCGTTACAAAGCTCTTCGGCGATGGCGACATCGTCGAAAGGTATAGTTTTATGTGCGAAGTATTGTTTTTTCTCGTGGCCTTTCCCTGCTATTAGTACGGTGTCACCAGGTTCTGCGATTTTTATGGCGTAGTGTATCGCTTCGCGTCTGTCGACTTCGACGACATAGTTTGTGCCAGAGGAGAATGCACGGGTTATAGAGCGGCATATTGTTTCGGGGTTTTCATCGCGGGGGTTGTCGGTGGTGACGACGCATATGTCAGCATGTTGTTCGCAAGCCTGTGCCATCTTAGGTCTTTTGCTTTTGTCTCTATTGCCTCCACATCCGAAGACGATGATAAGACGATTTTTTGCGGTGCTTTTTAGGAAAGATGAGACGTTATGCAGGGCGTCTTCGGTGCTGGCAGAGTCGACATATACTTTTATGCCTAGGGGGTTCTGGACTTCTTGCATGCGCCCGGCGATTGCTGGGATGGAAGAAACCAACGGAGGGATGGTTTCGAAGGGGATTCCGTGTGTTACACCGAAGGCGACGACGGCGAGGATGTTGTAAACGTTATATTTCCCTGGGAAGCTCGTCGTGAAAGGCAGCGTGCTTCCACCATATGATACGTCGAAGGTGGTGCTTTCCCTTCCGTATATTATGGAAGAGGCACTGACATCGGCGTCGTTGTCGATAGCATAAGTTATTATCGGTGCCTTGCAGCTTTTTATGATATATTGATTCCAAGGGTCGTCAATATTTACGATGGCGGTCTTGTGGTATGGCATCAAGGCCTTTTTGTCGCGAGGAGAGAGGCCTTTGAAGAGTAGCGCTTTGCTCGAAGCATAGCGTTTCATCGTCTTGTGGTAGTCGAGGTGGTCTTGGGAGAGGTTTGTGAAGATGGCAGCATCGAACTGTATCCCTTGTACACGGTTTTGGTCGAGGGCATGCGATGACACCTCCATAACGGCAGCGTGGCACCCTTCGGATACCATGTTGTTGAGGAGGCGATAGTTGGTGATGACGTCGGGAGTGGTGTGAGAGGCCTCCTGGTGGTAGCTGCCGATGATGTATTGCAGAGACCCTACAAGCCCACACGGCTTCGAGACGCTATCAAGGAGGTGTTTTATCATGAAGGAGCACGTTGTTTTACCATTGGTGCCTGTGACGCCGACCATTAGGAGTTTTTTGTCGGGAGAGCCGTAGTAGTTCGCTGCTAGCGATGCTTCGACGTCAGGGACATCGGGGTGTATTAACTGTACGGTATTTTTGTAGAAGGGGTTGTAGATATCGGTGAGGATGGCGCTAGCGCCGGCGTCTAGGGCTTCAGGGATATATATATTTCCGTCGTACGAGCCACCGCGTTTTGCGATAAATAAATTCCCAGGAGCGGCGAATTTCGAGTTGGAGCACAGCCCCGTTATCTCTATCTCTTTAGAGCCTTTTATCTCTTCGACGTCGATATCTTTTAGAAGTTTTCTTAATTTCATTATTGTTCGTTCCATTGTTTGTATGTTTCGCGGAGTTCTTCGATCTCATCGAGCCAGTCGGCTTCTTTGGCGTCGCGGCGAGGGTCGCCGACAGGGTATCCGTGTGGGTCGTCGGGGGAGACGCCGAGGTATTCTAGTGTGCGGAATGCTATATTCCTGAACGCTGGCGATGCGCACGTTCCCCCATGCCAGTTTTTCCCTATATATGGGAGGTATACTCGTGATGGCTCGTCGATGACGACAAGAAGGACGAAGCGCGGATTCTTCAAAGGCGCGAAGCCGATGAAGTTGGAGATATATCTTTCGTCGGAATATTTGCCGTCGATTATTTTCTCCGACGTCCCAGATTTTCCCGCTTCGGTGTATCCGCTGATGTCGGCGCGACGTGCCGTGCCGCCCATCTTCGTGACATATTTCATCCCCTTGATGACCTTCTCTATGATGTCTTCGTCGAGGATTTTCGGAAACACTGTGACGTCGTCGCTTTTATTTTCTAGTATGACGTTTTCGCTGCCGTCGTCATGGTGTTCTACGATCTTTTTTACTATGGTCGGTGTTACAAGGAAGCCACCATTGGCGAAGATGCAATATGCTCTAGCATGCTGTATGCTGTTCATGATGATGTTATGTCCCATGGCTAGAGAGAATGGCGTTGGCTTCGACCACTGCAGAGCGCCGCTGGCATATTTCACGCCAGGGGTGGGGACAAGCCCCTGGGCTTCAGCGGGGAGCTCTATGTATGTCTTCTTTCCAAAGCCGAAGTTTTCTATCGCCTGACGATACCATTCGTCTCCCATAGTTTCGACGATACGCTGCGCAAGGCGTGCTACATATATATTCGAAGACTTTTGTAGGGCTTGGTACATGTTGAGGAATTTGTGGACGCGCCCGTCTTTGAGGTCGCGGGAGCGTCCCGGGAAATTTCCTCGGGAAGTGTCGAGCTTTTCGTCGGGGTCGAAGAGAGCCTCTTTTCCGGAAGCTTGTAGTTCTTTGTTGGCCTGCAGAGCGATGGCAACGGTTATAGGCTTCATGCTAGAACCCGGCTCATAGGCATCGGTGACAGCGCGTATCTTGGAGTCTTCGACAAGATCCTTGTCGTTGAAATATTCGTGGTAGTTCATAGGGTCGAAGAAAGGGTATTGTGCAAGGGCCATAATCTCGCCGGTAGCGGGTTCCATCATCACAGCCCAGCCCCCTACGGCTTTGGCGGTAGTGATGGCATGGGCGAGTTCTTCTTCGACGATGCTTTGTATATAGTGGTTGATGGTGAGGTATATGTCAGCGCCGTTATGAGGAGCGACGAGGAGCTCTCCCTTAGCAATAGGATTCCTTAGCGAGCGGATAATGCGCCGCTTTCCTAGCGTCCCTGTTAGCTGCTCGTTGAAGTATAGCTCTAGGCCTCCAGTAGGAAGTCCTTGTTTTGTGACCTCCTCTTTGGTGTCGCGGATGGTATGTAGTGCCTGACCTAAAAGAGACCCGAAAGGATATGATCGTTGATAGTCGTTGATGAAATATATTGCATTGCCGGCGATCTTGTTGGCGCGAGAATAGCCTCTCCACCATGTCACGATGGCATCGTGGGATTCTTTGTCGAGTTCGACGATGAGCTTTCTACTGCGGCTTCGGGAATATGTAAACTGCTTGTCAAAATGCTCTCGTGACGACAACGGCAGCGAAGCAAAAGACCATAACTCTTTGGCGATATCATCGTGGCAGCGTTCTGGGATAGAGGCCGGGTCGATATATAGGTGGAAGACAGGGACGTCGATGACAAGGGGCTGTGGAGATTCTGGATGGCGGCGATATAGCGAGGTGTTGGAGTAGAAACTTCCTCGGCGGAAGGGTTCCTTTATGACGATCTCATGGAGGTTCTTGGCTTTCTGCGACCACTTCTCGCCTTCGATGATCTGTATCGTGAAAAACTTTATTATCAACGCAGAGAACATCACCGACATGATTAGCGCTATCGTAAATATCCTATTGCGTATCGAGGAGGGTATTGTTGGAGTCTTCATGATTCTTCGACCATGATAAGGTGTTCTTCTTCGGTAACGACGATGATATCATCGACATAAGGATATGAAAGATGCCCGAACTCGGGCTTCCGCGACATCTCAATAAGGTTCTTCGGGCTTTCAAAACGCTCGATTTCATATTCTAGACGTTTGTTTTTAGAGCGCGTCTCGTTGATGCTCCTTGTAACGACAGGAATAGAAAGGCGTAGTTCCATGATATCGTTCTGGCTGTCGAGGTATAAAAAAACCATGAAAAAGGAAAAGGCGATACAGAAAAAAATCCTCATGATCAGCACCTTATTTGTTTTTGTCACCGAGCTTTTCAATAAAACGCATCTTGGCACTGCGAGATCGTGGGTTTGACTTTATTTCCTCAGGAGAAGGCGCTATAGGTTTTTTTGTTAATAACGTAACGGTAGGGTTTTCTTCAACGACGATGTCAGGGATGTCAGGAGAAGTGGAATGTTTGCTGGCAGCGAGACGGAAAACATTTTTAACAATCCTGTCTTCTAAGCTGTGGAAGCTTATGATGCCAAGACGCCCACCGGGACTTAACAACGCAATAGCATCGGGAATGACGGCTTTTAAAGCGCCAAGCTCGTCGTTGACGGCAATACGCAGCGCCTGGAAAACTAACGTCATAGGACTTATCTTCTTTCGGCCCAAACGTGGAAGATGTGGCGATAATAACTCGACAAGGTCGGTAGTAGTAATAAGCCTTTTCTTCCTACGACCATCGACAATAATTTTCGCAATACGACGCCATCGTGGCTCTTCACCATATTCACGGAATATCGTTCCCAGCTGCTTCTCTGTCCAGCGGTTCACTATCTCGCTGGCAGTAAGAGGCATAGAGGGGTCGCGGCGCATGTCAAGAGGGCCCTCCTGAGAGAAACTCATGCCACGAGAACCATCGTCAAGTTGTAACGACGATACACCAATATCTAGGAATATACCGTCGACACCATCGATGCCATGGTCTTCTACCGCCGCCTTCATATCGCGGAAATTGCTGCGTATCAGCATGATACGTTCTTTGTGGGCAGACAGATTTTTTTCGGCAATAGATAAGGCGTGGCGATCTTCGTCAATACCTACGAATGTTTTTATCTCTTCGTGTTCTTTTAGTATTGCTGAGGCGTGCCCTCCAAGCCCTAGAGTACCGTCTACGAACGTATTAATGTGTCGTTCGCGAAAAAAATGTAGAAATTCTTCTGCCAATACTGGTATATGTAACTCATTCATAATCACGATTATGGTGTTATATATACTTTTTTGCAACGACAATGAGAGAATGTTTTCATTTACTTAAAAAGATTTTTTTGCTACAATAATACTGTAGGAGCATAACAAAGGATTATTATATATGGAAAATATTTATAAGCTGCCGTTTCAAGTACATATAGAATATGCCCAACGAACACGCCTTATTGAGAGCGTTAATGAGCAGTACCGTATATCAGAAGCAGGATCTATTCCTTCACAGATGTCGGTAGTCAACACCTTCCCGCGCACTCTTGAGCTCGACATGCTTTTCGGTATGATGACCAGCAATGCTCCGTGGGCGATGTTTATGCCTCCACGAAAATTTTATTCGCAGCGACGTCCTTCGTTTATAAGCTATCGCGCGGCACCAAGCTTAGGGACCCTAGAAAAACAAGCAGCAGATTACTTGAAGCTTAAAAACCTTTCGTCTTTGTCAGACGAAGAAGGCGAAGAAGGCGAAGGAAGGGAAGAAGAGGAAGAAGAGAAGAGTGCATTATGTTCTTGTTTCGAGCAGCTAGACGAAATTAATTCTTGGAAAGGGCACATTCTCGGAAGAGTAGCAGAACTTTTAGCAGGGTAATATTTAGCGGGGTAACATATTATGAATGAAAAACATAGAGATTGGTGTGAGGTGCTGGGATGGGACGAAGAGCAGCTCGACGACCTTAAAATAACAGGATATTCATATATAAGGCAGGGGAAATATGAAATCGCCAAGCCTTTTTTCGAGGCGCTAACGGCTTTAGAACCTCACGAGCCGTATAACTTCCAAACCCTTGGAGCAATATATCTTCAGATTGGAGATCCTCAAAAGGCTCTTGAAGTCTTTGATAAAGCGCTTTCCCTAGACGAACAGCACGCCGTTACACACCTTAATAAAGCTAAAGCTCTTCTCGAGATAGGCTCTAAAGACGAAGGCTTCAAAATTATCGATTCCCTCGTCGTCCACGACGATGCTAAAATCGCCACGACAGCACAAGCTCTCGCTATGGCATACCGATAATTCAGTGACCAGTGACCAGTGATCAGTGATCAGTGATCATTGAGCATTAATTTGCATTCAGAATTTTTTTTATTGTAGACGATATCCTTGATACATCACTTCTTTCTATGTTGCAGTGCAGCGGTAATGCTAGCGTCTGTGAATAGTACCGTTCCATGTTAGGGAAGTCCGTTGATATATCGCCGAGGATATTCTTAAAGTAAGGCTGCTGGTACAAAGGGATATATAGCACCTGTGACCCAATGCCTTCGTCATGGAGGCGCTCCATTACAGCTTTGCGCGTTGTTTTGCATGCTTCGAAGTCGATCTTAACGACGAAGAGGTGTGGCGATACGGTGTTCTCTTGGGGGATTTCTAAAAAAGAAAGATTCTTTACGCCTTCTAGGTCTTCGTGGTACCACGAAGTTATCTTACGGCGTTTTTTTATGAAAAGGTCTATCTTTTTTAGCTGGCTGACGCCAAGGGCAGCGCTGATGTCGGTCATATTATAGTTGCCAGTGGCATCGACGACCTCGTGATACCACGGACCAGGACTGTCAGGGCAATCTCTGACGATGCCATTATTACGGAAAAGACGTAAGCGCTGTGCCATAGCTTCGTTGTTGGTGGTAACCATCCCCCCCTCCCCAGTCGTTATTGTCTTCGCTGGATGGAAGCTGAATACCGTCATATCACTATAGACACAAGAACCCACAAGAGGTCCGTTTTTTTCGTACGAGGAACCCAAAGCGTGAGAGCCGTCTTCGATGATGATGTCGTCGGGAGATAACGGCATATTCCCAAGACGTTCCATGTCGACAGGAAGCCCAGCAAAATGGACGGGCACAACGATATTTTTTCCTCGCGACGATGGTATCATAAGTTTTTCGGCGAGAGCGTCTAGGTCGATGTTTCCTGTGGTTTCGTCGATGTCAACGAATGTTGGAGAAGGCCCGCCGGAACGTATCGCCATCGTCGCCGTGGCAGCGAAGGTGTTTGGTGAGGTTATTAGCGTGTCATATTTTGTGATTTCTGCGGCATAATACGCAGCCTGTAGCGCCGAAGACCCGTTGTTAAAGGCTACAGCATAGCGAGCGCCACAATATTCGGCGATACCATTTTCGAAGCTCTCGACATAAGGGCCCCTAGTGATGACGCCACTAGTAAGAACGTCATTAACCTGCTTGATGTCTTCGGCATCAATACTATGATGAGCATAAGGTATAAATTTTTTCGTTGTCATTTTTTAAACCTTGGGTGTAACGTAATGTTTATCAACTTAAACTATAAAACATATCAAAATATGATGAAAGCATACTTTTCCCTAATTATTATTATGGCGTCATTATTGATGGCACCATGCTACGCTGACAAAACAGACGTAGAATACGCCGACAATACCGACACGGAGCAGGTCGTCGACATTAATGTCGACGTCGCCGACGCCGCCGATACGGAATACGCCGACGAGGCCGATGAGGAATACGCTGACGAAATCGATGAGGAAGAGCCTGAAGACGACGCCGAAGAAGAGCTTGAAGGCGACTCTGAAGAATCGGGCCTTATCAGCACGTCCCTTATGGTGCAATGGTTTCCGCAGGCGCAGTTTGCTGGGTACTATGTTGCTCTTGAAAACGGGATATATGAAGAATATGGCCTCGATGTCGAGATATTTTATGCTACACCCGATGAATTCGCCGTAGATTATCTTGTATGGGAGGAAGTCGATTTTATCACAGCATGGCTGCCGACGGCATTGAAAGAAAACGATAACGACAATAATTTTGTAAACCTAGCACAGATCGTTCAGAAGTCGTCGCTTATGTTTGTAGCGAAAAAAGAGTCGGGAATTTCCACGCTATCAGACTTCAACGGCAAAAAGATGAGCATATGGTCAAAAGATTATGAGGCACCCCCACGGATTTTTATCGCTAAGAATGGTCTCGATGTTGATGTTATCATGCAAGGCACTACAGTAAATCTCTTTTTGCGCGACGGTGTCGATATTGCAACGGCGACGTGGTATAACGAATACGATACCATAATAAACTCGGGATATGACCCAGAAGATATTACGACATTCTTTTTTAAAGACTATGGCCTTGACCTCCCAGAAGATGGTATCTATACCCGCGGAGATCTATACGAAGAAGATAGCGATATGTGCGACGCCTTTGTAAAGGCATCGCTAGAAGGTTGGAGATATGCTTTTGATAATAAAGAAGAAGCAATCGATATCATTATGATGTATATGGAAGATGAAGAAATTCCCGCTAGTAGAGTACATCAAGAGTGGATGCTCGACCGCATGGAAGAGATCATAAAAGGCGATAGCAATGAAATCTCGGGAGAACTTCGTGAAGAAGATTACCGCCGTGTTGTAGATGCCATGAAAGAAGAAGGCATCATAACTAATAGTATGGAATATAAAGAATTCTTTAAACCAATGATTGAGGCCCAGCCTTCGCCATAAGGTTTTTATGGTGTGAAGGCTAGCTGATATAAATCTGATATAGGAATTAATAGCGATGTTGAAAAATAAAAGCATAATGACAAGTCTTATCTTTACTGTTATAACAACAGTGATGATACTGTTTAGCGCCATCTTGGGATATAATTACTGGGTTTCGAGAGAAATCGTCGTCAACGGAATAGAGAAAAACGCCAATGATATCATCGAAGGCACTGCTAATGAAATACATGCCATATTGCAAAAGTTCGAGACAATAACAGAGACGGCAGCAGATCTTCTTGAAGATGTCGACGGTTTCTTCGAAAACGAACAGCAAAATCAGATTCTTAGAAGCATCGCAGTAAATAACCCAGGAGTTTTTGGCTTCTCAACATCATATGAACCATATGCCTTCCACCCTAATAGGTACTATTTCTCGTCATATTCATATCGCGAAGATGGTGAGGTTGTAGATGACTTTGAAGATGATCCATATGCCCCAGAAGAAGAATACGATGATTCTGAAGAAGAGGCCGAAGAAGACGCCGCGGATTCTGAAGAAGACTACGAAGATGAAGAAGAGTACGAGTACTTAGGAGAGGAAGAGGGTGATTATGAATATCTATACAATTATCGCGACTATTACCAGATACCATTAGAGCTAGAAAAACCGATGTGGAGCGAACCATACTTTGATGCTGGCGATGGTGGCGGAAATGTCGTTATGTCGACATACTCCGTGCCATTATATAAAACAATAGACGGGGAAAGGAAAATTATGGGCATCCTCGCCACAGACGTTTCCTTGGGATGGCTTAGAGATATGGTTTCGTCAATACAGATAGCAGAGACGGGATATAGCTTTTTGATATCAAGTAACGGTATGATGGTAGTACACCCTAATGAAGAGTGGGTGAGTAACGAGACAATATTCACCATAGCAAAAAACCTGGGCGACGATGAACTACGCACGCTAGGAAAAGATATGGTGCGAGGCGAAAAAGCCTTCGTCCCAAGAAAAAGCCTGGTAACACAAAAAGATGGATGGTTAGCATATATCCCTCTGGAAACAACAGGATGGTCTCTTAGTATATTCTTCCCAAAAGCAGAACTTATGGCAGGGGTGACAAAGCTTACAAAGACAATGATAATAATAGGTATCATTGGATCAATGATATTGGCATTCTTTATCGTCTTAATCTCACGAGCAATAACGACGCCAATACGTAAACTCGTGACAAAAACCAAAGAGCTCGCAAAAGGAAACCTCAATATACAAATAGAAAAGAGAGAAACAAAGAATGAAGTAGGAATTCTATATAACTCTTTTGCCACTATGAAAGACGACCTTAAAAAATATATTAAAGAACTTACAGATACTACAGCCGCTAAAGAACATATTGAAAGCGAGCTCAATGTCGCTCACGAAATACAGATGAGTATGATACCGAAAATCTTCCCGGCATTCCCCGAAAGAGAAGAAATAGATCTATATGCAATACTGAAATCAGCAAAAGAAGTCGGCGGAGACCTCTATAACTTCTTCATGCTCGATGATGACAACTTATGCTTCTTCATTGGCGACGTCTCTGGAAAAGGAGTGCCAGCATCACTATTCATGGCAGTAAGCAACACCCTTATCGAAACAATAGCACGCGAAGAAGGACACAACCCCAGAAATATCCTCACGAAAATTAATAAACAAATATCTGATGGTAACGACACTTGTATGTTCGTTACTCTGCTTTTCTGCATTTTCAATATGAAAACCGGAGAACTGTCATACGCCAACGGAGGACATAACCCTCCAATAATAATAAATAAGAAAGGGGGTGTCGAATACCTTGCATTGAAACCAGGAGTTTCTATAGGTATTGACCCCGATGCTATATACCATAACGAAAAATTGACAATGAAGCCAGGAGATAGAATATACCTCTACACCGATGGCGTAACAGAAGCCTTCAACACAAAAGGTGAAGAATATTCCGAAGCGAAACTCCTCGAAACAATGCAAAACATGGAACATGAAAAATTAAATGTTAAAGACGCTGTCGAAAATGTCTTGGAAAGCGTTAAAACATTCGCCGGAGAAGAACCACAGTCCGACGATATCACAATGGTAATGCTAGAATATATAACACCAGGAAATAGCTAGCGTATAGAAGAAAAATTATATTCCGAATTTCTTTCATGCTATACGCTCCACGCTATTCCTATCCGCTTTTCTTTTCTATCCGCTTTTCTTTTTATGTTGATAACTCCATAGTGGCAGGGATATAGCGGTATGATAATAAAATCTTCACCATAAACATGTTATGAACAATGCGGCAGGGAAAGTATTCAAAAAAATATTTTTTGCAGTGTTGTTCTCTTAGGGTCAATGTTTTACGGAAAGGATGCTTTTTTTTGTGATAATTTTCTTGCAGGCTAACGATCGACGTGCTAAAGTTTTCATCGTTATTTAAGAGAAAATGCGCCCACAATACATTGTGGAAACGTTGTTCATAACCTCGGAAAAAGGAAGCCTTTTGTATGGTCGCTTGTGAGATTGCTGGATGTTGGGGACAATTTATTGAATATATGAAGGGACGCTGTTCTGATACGGCGTTTCGTAATTGGCTTGATCCTATCGTTGTTATTGACGAAGACATTGAGCTTGTTACCCTTGAGGTTCCTAATATTTTCGTTCAGGACTATTTACTTTCGAATTACAAGAGCGAGCTTTGTAGTTTTCTTCCTGTACGTTCTAGTGGAGAGCCTGCTATAGAGTTTGTCATTGCTGCTCCTAAGAAGCGCGAGGCTGTTGCACCGACGATATCGTCGTCATCTCCAGTGTCAGTAGAGCCTAAGTATGTTATGAAGCTCAATGATTTTTATATTTTCGATAACTTCATCGAAGGCCCTGCCAATCAATTCGTTAAGTCTGCAGCGCTGGGAGTGGCGAACAACCCGAGCAAATCGTATAATCCTTTATTTATGCATGGTGGTGTAGGACTTGGTAAGACGCATCTTCTTCATGCCATAGGGCATCATGTGCAGAAGAACTACAAGCATCTTCGCGTGCAATGTATTACTACAGAAGCATTTATCAACGACCTTGTCGACAGCCTTCGTAATAAGTCCGTTGATAAGATGAAGAGATTTTATCGTAGCCTTGATGTGTTGCTTGTCGATGATATACAGTTCTTGCAGAACAGGCTAAACTTCGAAGAAGAGTTTTGTAATACCTTCGAGAGTCTTATCAACCAGAACAAGCAGATTGTGATAACGAGCGACAAGCCACCATCACAGCTGAAGCTTTCGGAGCGCCTTGTTGCGAGGATGGAGTGGGGCCTTGTCGCCCATGTTGGTATCCCTGACCTTGAGACGCGCGTTGCAATATTACAATATAAGGCCGAGCAGAAGGGCATGAAACTTTCGAGTAATGTAGCATTCTTCATAGCAGAGCATATATTCAGCAACGTACGTCAGCTTGAAGGCGCGGTAAATAAGCTAAGCGCACACTGTCGTCTTCTAAACCAAGACATCACCGAAGAGCTTGTTGAGATGGCGCTGAGCCAGATGCTATGCCATGCTCCACAGGAGAAGATCTCCGTAGAGCAGGTTTTGAAGAGCGTTTCTGCGGTGTTCCAGGTTCGTGTCAACGACCTAAAAGGAAGCACGCGCACCAAGGATATCGCCCTACCTCGTCAGGTTGCCATGTATCTTGCTAGGGAGATGATAAACGAGTCTCTTATGATGTTGGCGGCGTCTTTTGGTAAGACGCATTCGACGATATTACACGCTTGTAAAAATATAGAGTCCAAGGTTGAGAAGGACAATATGCTCAAAAGACAGGTTGAGATGGTTCGCAGGAATATTAGTACGTAGGGTAAAAAAAATAAGACAACATACTTTTTATCGTGTTGATGTTGACTTTTTCATAAAATAGAGATTATATATACGATAATATAGGTTACTTAATGTATGTTTAAGAAGTACACAAAAAGTTTATTCGAGAAAGAGATGATAAATCACTATAACGAGAGAGAAGATATGGGATCATCAGGCCATCAAAAACAAGAGAGGCCTATGCCGTCTCAACATAATGAACCTCAGCAGCCGATACAGCAGCAAGGTGCTAGTGTCTATACTTCTACCGCTGTAGAGCAACAGGAGCTTCGTCAAGACGCTCCGCAGCGCCCTTCTTTCGAGGAGAGGCAGCAGCAAAACATGTCGATACCGTCGATGATGCAGCAAGAATATACTTCCCTTTCTGAGGATGACTTTTCTAGCGAAGAGGACTGGAATGAGAAGATCGCAGCATTGCCATCATCGCCATCATTCCATCCTGATAACTTCGATGAAGAGCCAGAGACCACGCTTGGCGAAGGTGTTGTCTTTAAAGGCACGCTGAATTTCAAGAGATATCTTCGTGTCGATGGGACTTTCGAAGGTGAACTCATCTCCGACGGTAAGCTTATCATAGGACCTAAAGGTGTGGTGAAGTCCAACCTTAAGATGCATGAAGTCATTGTCGAAGGGTATGTCGAAGGAAGCGTAGAAGTCGAAGAGCGTATAGAGCTTCGTGGCGATGCACAGATTCATGGCGATATAACAGCGCGGTCGTTGAGCGTCGATGATGGCGTTACAATAATAGGCCATGTGTGTGTCAAGCCTGATATCTCGATAGAAATCGACGTCAGCGAAGAAAAGAAAGCATCGAAGAAAAAGAAATAATGGTTTCTGTATAAGATTCGCATGTATGTAAAAAGCCAGGGCAACAATATTGTTGTGACCTTGGCTTTTTTGTATAACTAACTGATTTTATATGTAAAAAGTTCGGAGTAGGATTTTTCTACCACGGAGACACGGAGTGCACGGAGAAAGCAGGATTTTTGCCACAGAGGACACAGAGGAACCACAGAGGTTTCACAGAGAGGAAAAAACAAACCGGCTGGTGGATTCT is a genomic window of Waddliaceae bacterium containing:
- the dnaA gene encoding chromosomal replication initiator protein DnaA; translation: MVACEIAGCWGQFIEYMKGRCSDTAFRNWLDPIVVIDEDIELVTLEVPNIFVQDYLLSNYKSELCSFLPVRSSGEPAIEFVIAAPKKREAVAPTISSSSPVSVEPKYVMKLNDFYIFDNFIEGPANQFVKSAALGVANNPSKSYNPLFMHGGVGLGKTHLLHAIGHHVQKNYKHLRVQCITTEAFINDLVDSLRNKSVDKMKRFYRSLDVLLVDDIQFLQNRLNFEEEFCNTFESLINQNKQIVITSDKPPSQLKLSERLVARMEWGLVAHVGIPDLETRVAILQYKAEQKGMKLSSNVAFFIAEHIFSNVRQLEGAVNKLSAHCRLLNQDITEELVEMALSQMLCHAPQEKISVEQVLKSVSAVFQVRVNDLKGSTRTKDIALPRQVAMYLAREMINESLMMLAASFGKTHSTILHACKNIESKVEKDNMLKRQVEMVRRNIST
- a CDS encoding polymer-forming cytoskeletal protein; translated protein: MSIPSMMQQEYTSLSEDDFSSEEDWNEKIAALPSSPSFHPDNFDEEPETTLGEGVVFKGTLNFKRYLRVDGTFEGELISDGKLIIGPKGVVKSNLKMHEVIVEGYVEGSVEVEERIELRGDAQIHGDITARSLSVDDGVTIIGHVCVKPDISIEIDVSEEKKASKKKK